A genomic window from Chitinophaga pollutisoli includes:
- a CDS encoding PDZ domain-containing protein: MRKLLFSGSSLLLAFTLASTAVSAQDARSQKLGEYDEIIIKRKGEAKDAKVTVEIKDGDVFVDGKPIRDYQGENISVKRRIITPRNGNFTDEAPAFSFENDIRPGPAVLGVITEKSSAEGATITEVAEGSPAAKAGLKTGDVITKINDTNITEPQELFETIGKLQPGNEVTVTYLRDKKEQKAKATLQPRNTAEDEMRGRRFRTPRMPDEPRTFTMPRGFDELFNPNAQPKLGLQVQDREENDGATVQSVEAGSTAEKAGFKNGDIILSLDGKPLKNAREVSTGYREAKDKTTLTFGIRRNGKTETLTVKVPRKLRSENL, encoded by the coding sequence ATGCGCAAACTTCTTTTTTCCGGCAGCTCGCTTCTCCTCGCCTTTACCCTGGCTTCGACAGCGGTATCCGCCCAGGACGCCCGTAGCCAGAAGCTGGGAGAATATGATGAAATCATCATCAAGCGTAAAGGCGAAGCAAAAGACGCGAAAGTAACGGTGGAGATCAAAGACGGCGACGTTTTCGTAGACGGCAAGCCCATCCGCGACTACCAGGGAGAAAACATCTCGGTAAAACGCCGCATCATTACACCCCGCAACGGCAATTTCACGGACGAAGCCCCCGCATTTTCTTTTGAAAACGATATTAGGCCTGGTCCGGCGGTGCTAGGTGTCATCACGGAGAAATCTTCCGCAGAAGGCGCTACCATTACGGAAGTGGCGGAAGGCAGTCCGGCGGCCAAAGCGGGCCTCAAAACCGGCGACGTGATCACGAAAATCAACGATACGAATATCACCGAGCCGCAGGAGCTTTTCGAAACCATCGGTAAACTCCAACCCGGCAACGAAGTGACCGTCACCTATTTACGCGATAAAAAGGAACAGAAAGCCAAAGCCACCCTCCAACCGCGCAACACGGCCGAAGACGAAATGAGGGGCCGCCGCTTCCGCACACCCCGTATGCCAGACGAACCCCGGACATTCACCATGCCCCGCGGCTTCGATGAGCTCTTCAACCCGAATGCCCAACCCAAACTGGGCCTCCAGGTGCAGGACCGTGAAGAAAACGACGGCGCTACCGTGCAATCTGTAGAAGCAGGATCAACAGCCGAAAAAGCCGGCTTCAAAAATGGTGACATCATTCTTTCATTAGATGGAAAACCGCTGAAAAACGCCCGCGAAGTTTCCACAGGTTACCGCGAAGCGAAAGATAAAACCACCCTCACTTTCGGCATCCGCCGCAACGGCAAAACCGAAACGCTGACGGTAAAAGTACCGCGCAAACTGCGCTCCGAAAATTTGTAA
- a CDS encoding aldehyde dehydrogenase — translation MAAIQDIHQSQRAFFDSGATRSLSFRKSALKKLKKSLKRHEKDILTALHADLRKAPVEAFASEIGLLYDEIDHTLNNLRQWMRPQPVSSPLMHYPSSSTVYREPKGLTLLIGPWNYPFQLVVNPLIGAVAAGNCAIVKPSELAPATEAVVAKVIEDAFAPEHVATVTGDGATVVPAIMAHRFDHVFFTGSIPVGRKILEMAAPHLTPVTLELGGKSPCVVDARADIKTAAKRIVWGKCWNAGQTCIAPDYVLADKKIMPELLEHMRDAVTQFYGDDPAKSGDYPRIINERQFDRLSGYLGEGNVFYGGQTNRADKYIAPTILTDIQPGAKVMQEEIFGPILPVIPYNDTAEAVKIITSNPYPLSLYIFTKNARTAQTFIDKVAFGGGCINNTLVHFTNLEIPFGGIGPSGMGRYHGRFSFDEFSHIKGVMKTGTWLDVPVKYPPFGNKLKVLKMMQK, via the coding sequence ATGGCTGCTATTCAAGACATACACCAGTCCCAGCGCGCTTTTTTCGACTCCGGCGCCACCCGTTCCCTGTCGTTCCGTAAATCGGCGCTGAAGAAGCTGAAAAAATCGCTGAAAAGGCATGAAAAGGATATTCTGACGGCATTGCACGCTGATCTCCGAAAGGCACCGGTAGAGGCATTCGCGAGCGAAATAGGGCTGTTGTACGATGAAATCGACCATACGCTCAACAATCTCCGCCAGTGGATGCGCCCCCAGCCCGTAAGCTCCCCATTGATGCATTACCCATCCTCCAGCACGGTTTACAGGGAACCGAAGGGGCTGACGCTCCTCATCGGCCCATGGAATTACCCTTTCCAGCTGGTGGTGAACCCGCTGATCGGGGCGGTGGCGGCGGGCAACTGCGCCATCGTGAAGCCCTCCGAGCTGGCGCCCGCCACGGAAGCGGTGGTGGCCAAAGTGATCGAGGACGCCTTCGCGCCGGAACACGTTGCCACCGTTACAGGCGACGGGGCCACGGTGGTCCCCGCCATCATGGCGCACCGCTTCGACCACGTGTTTTTCACCGGCAGCATCCCCGTGGGCCGGAAAATCCTGGAAATGGCCGCGCCGCACCTCACGCCCGTGACCCTCGAGCTGGGCGGTAAAAGCCCCTGCGTGGTCGACGCCCGCGCCGATATCAAAACCGCGGCGAAAAGGATCGTTTGGGGAAAATGCTGGAACGCGGGACAAACGTGTATCGCACCGGATTATGTGCTGGCAGATAAGAAGATCATGCCCGAGCTGCTGGAGCACATGCGCGACGCGGTGACGCAGTTTTACGGTGACGATCCCGCGAAGAGCGGCGATTATCCGCGGATCATCAACGAGCGGCAGTTCGATCGCCTTTCGGGGTACCTGGGCGAGGGGAATGTTTTCTACGGCGGGCAAACCAATCGTGCGGATAAATACATCGCGCCCACGATCCTCACGGATATACAGCCGGGAGCGAAGGTGATGCAGGAGGAAATCTTCGGGCCCATCCTGCCTGTGATCCCTTATAACGACACCGCGGAAGCCGTCAAAATAATAACATCGAATCCATATCCTTTATCGCTTTACATCTTCACCAAAAACGCGCGCACCGCGCAAACCTTCATCGATAAAGTAGCATTTGGCGGCGGGTGCATCAACAACACGCTGGTTCATTTCACCAACCTGGAAATACCATTTGGCGGCATCGGCCCCAGCGGTATGGGGCGCTACCACGGCCGCTTCAGTTTCGACGAGTTCTCGCACATCAAAGGCGTGATGAAAACCGGCACCTGGCTGGATGTTCCGGTGAAATACCCACCGTTCGGCAACAAGCTGAAAGTGTTGAAGATGATGCAGAAATAA